From Erigeron canadensis isolate Cc75 chromosome 8, C_canadensis_v1, whole genome shotgun sequence, one genomic window encodes:
- the LOC122578799 gene encoding uncharacterized GPI-anchored protein At4g28100, translating into MKKPTLHFIIIIIAIFFLSNSFFQVSKSGPVQPPNDDSSPNTVPAFPVQTESELCRLDLSSELFGGVNAACGRNLDRSRCCPVLAAWLFAAHARSALEVNVSAPASSSSISDELPIMPDDSQNCVNSLQTSLLSRNIRIPQPNASCDPVLCFCGIRLHQIGSLSCPGAFNITNSSRTATPTAAVRNLEKNCRNSSYAGCTKCLGALQKLNGDGKNGTSRKSSHNHEGGDRASKIMTRDCQLMGLTWLLARNKTAYIPTVSAVLRAIMYSSHPPHDSKCSPDQENMPLAVDSLQFDKSIASSTSISSSHVTLAVMTILPLVIRFV; encoded by the exons ATGAAAAAACCCACATTACactttattatcattattattgcaATATTCTTCCTTTCCAATTCTTTCTTTCAAGTCTCCAAGTCCGGACCGGTCCAACCACCAAATGATGACTCATCTCCAAACACGGTCCCAGCATTCCCGGTTCAGACCGAGTCAGAGCTATGCCGTCTAGATTTATCATCCGAATTATTCGGAGGCGTAAATGCGGCATGTGGTCGAAACCTAGACAGGAGCCGATGTTGTCCGGTGCTGGCGGCGTGGCTGTTTGCAGCACACGCCAGGTCAGCACTTGAAGTCAACGTTTCGGCTCCTGCTTCTAGTTCATCTATTTCTGACGAATTGCCAATAATGCCTGATGATTCTCAAAATTGTGTTAACTCATTGCAGACTTCGTTACTAAGTAGGAATATACGTATACCTCAGCCCAATGCATCCTGCGACCCTGTTTTGTGTTTTTGCGGGATCCGGTTGCATCAAATCGGGTCACTTAGTTGTCCCGGTGCTTTTAATATTACAAACTCGTCTAGGACCGCTACTCCAACTGCGGCGGTTAGGAACCTAGAAAAGAATTGCCGGAATTCATCGTACGCCGGTTGTACCAAATGTCTCGGAGCTTTGCAAAAa TTAAACGGGGATGGGAAGAACGGAACAAGCAGAAAAAGCAGCCATAATCATGAAGGTGGTGACCGAGCAAGTAAGATAATGACACGTGACTGCCAGCTAATGGGGCTGACATGGCTACTCGCAAGAAACAAGACGGCTTACATACCCACTGTATCTGCTGTACTGCGTGCCATCATGTACAGTTCACACCCACCCCATGACTCCAAATGCAGCCCTGATCAAGAAAACATGCCATTAGCCGTTGATTCTTTACAGTTCGATAAATCTATAGCATCCTCAACATCCATTTCCTCCTCACATGTCACTCTTGCTGTAATGACTATCTTGCCCTTGGTTATACGGTTTGTCTAG